One Coleofasciculus sp. FACHB-1120 DNA window includes the following coding sequences:
- a CDS encoding LptF/LptG family permease has product MTKSFNPLYPLISTVSVMDRYIGTELVAPFLFGMGFFSSIGVTIGSLFDLMRRTVDVGLPASLVLKVLLLSLPQFMAYAFPASVLLAALLTYSRLSADSELVALRSCGVSIYRLVLPAIVLSFVVTGIAFTFNEYVVPAANYQAKVSLDKALNKEKPSFQERNIFYPEYTKVKLPNGQREQVLKRLFYAEKFDGQKMEGLTILDWSQEGLNQIVTSQSAAWNPGQNTWDFFKGTIYLISPDASYRNILKFEHQQLQLPRTALDLANSGRDYGEMNLAQARERLKLERLSGNQQKIRKLLIRIHQKIALPFACVVFGIVGAALANRPTRTSKATGFGISVIVIFAYYLLMSVGDALGLSNFLSPVIAAWLPNLFGLGAGAWFLLRAAR; this is encoded by the coding sequence ATGACCAAATCTTTCAATCCGCTCTACCCTCTGATTTCGACAGTCTCGGTAATGGATCGCTATATTGGCACCGAGCTAGTCGCGCCTTTCCTATTTGGCATGGGATTCTTTTCTTCCATCGGGGTAACGATTGGCAGTTTATTTGACCTGATGCGAAGGACTGTGGATGTAGGTCTACCCGCATCGCTCGTTTTGAAAGTCCTGCTGTTAAGTCTGCCACAGTTTATGGCGTATGCCTTTCCCGCCTCAGTGCTACTGGCTGCCTTATTAACCTATAGTCGTCTCTCCGCTGACAGCGAGTTGGTTGCCCTGCGTAGCTGCGGAGTGAGTATTTATCGCCTGGTGCTACCAGCGATCGTCCTGAGTTTTGTTGTGACCGGCATCGCATTTACGTTTAATGAGTATGTAGTACCCGCTGCGAACTATCAAGCCAAAGTTAGTTTAGATAAAGCTCTAAATAAAGAAAAGCCATCTTTCCAAGAACGCAATATTTTTTATCCAGAATATACGAAAGTCAAGCTACCCAATGGTCAAAGAGAGCAAGTGCTAAAACGCCTGTTCTATGCAGAAAAATTTGACGGGCAAAAGATGGAGGGATTGACAATTTTAGATTGGTCTCAGGAGGGGCTTAATCAAATTGTCACGTCACAATCTGCTGCTTGGAACCCAGGACAAAATACCTGGGATTTTTTCAAAGGCACGATTTATTTAATCTCTCCCGATGCTTCCTACCGCAATATTTTAAAGTTTGAACACCAACAATTGCAGCTGCCTCGTACCGCCCTAGATTTGGCAAATTCTGGGCGCGACTACGGCGAGATGAATCTTGCACAAGCCAGAGAACGTCTAAAATTAGAACGTCTCAGTGGCAATCAGCAAAAAATTCGCAAGCTTCTAATCCGCATTCACCAAAAAATAGCTTTACCGTTTGCTTGTGTGGTGTTTGGTATCGTGGGTGCCGCTCTAGCCAATAGACCGACTCGCACCAGTAAAGCGACAGGTTTTGGGATTAGCGTGATAGTAATTTTTGCTTACTATTTGTTAATGTCCGTCGGTGATGCTCTGGGATTGAGTAACTTCCTCTCTCCGGTGATTGCTGCTTGGTTGCCAAATCTGTTTGGATTGGGAGCGGGGGCGTGGTTCCTGCTTCGAGCTGCCCGTTAA
- the lptB gene encoding LPS export ABC transporter ATP-binding protein codes for MKIVLENIHKSYGKRAIVNRVNLSVAQGEVVGLLGPNGAGKTTTFYIATGLEKPDQGTVWLNDQDITTLPIHKRAHLGIGYLAQEASIFRNLTVQDNLLLVLEQTGVPRREWQNRLDGLLQEFRLEKVANTLGIRVSGGERRRTELARSLASGREGPKFLLLDEPFAGVDPIAVSEIQKIIAGLRDRYMGILITDHNVRETLAITDRAYIMRDGQILASGNAEELYNNPLVRQYYLGDDFQR; via the coding sequence ATGAAAATCGTACTGGAGAATATTCACAAGTCTTACGGCAAACGTGCGATCGTCAATCGCGTCAACCTTTCAGTAGCGCAAGGAGAAGTCGTGGGGCTACTCGGTCCCAACGGTGCCGGTAAAACGACGACCTTTTACATTGCAACTGGCTTGGAAAAACCCGATCAGGGCACGGTTTGGCTGAATGACCAGGACATCACCACCTTACCCATCCACAAACGAGCGCATTTAGGCATTGGCTATCTTGCTCAGGAAGCCAGTATTTTTCGCAACCTCACCGTCCAAGACAATCTTCTCCTAGTGCTGGAACAAACAGGCGTGCCTCGTCGCGAGTGGCAAAACCGTCTAGATGGCTTGCTGCAAGAGTTTCGGCTAGAAAAAGTAGCAAATACACTAGGGATTCGCGTGTCTGGGGGAGAACGTCGGCGCACCGAGTTGGCGAGATCCTTAGCATCTGGGCGAGAAGGACCAAAATTTTTGCTATTGGATGAGCCGTTTGCCGGTGTCGATCCGATTGCCGTATCGGAGATTCAAAAAATTATTGCCGGACTGCGCGATCGCTACATGGGTATCTTGATCACCGATCACAACGTCCGCGAAACCCTCGCCATCACCGATCGAGCCTACATCATGCGCGACGGACAAATCCTCGCATCTGGCAACGCTGAAGAACTCTACAATAACCCCTTAGTGCGACAGTACTACTTAGGAGATGACTTCCAGAGATAG
- a CDS encoding LptA/OstA family protein: MMSSFQFNQSLMRRLGLVLMLPAVLAGAIAIPTQIQTAQAQTADDGRALTVRSDVQEANSKTGVVTARGNVQMYYPSRQIQATAAQAQYFSKERRIVLSGNVYVLQQGNSLRGETITYLIDEGRFVALPQSNRQVESVYLVADPNSPTTSVAPPAPAVNPKPAFKTPNSR, translated from the coding sequence ATGATGTCCTCATTTCAATTTAATCAAAGTCTAATGCGTCGTCTGGGATTAGTGCTGATGCTTCCAGCTGTTTTAGCAGGAGCGATCGCTATCCCCACCCAAATCCAAACCGCCCAAGCCCAAACCGCCGATGATGGACGCGCCCTCACCGTCCGTTCTGATGTGCAAGAAGCTAACTCGAAAACAGGCGTGGTAACGGCTCGTGGCAACGTGCAAATGTATTACCCCTCGCGGCAGATTCAGGCAACTGCTGCCCAAGCGCAGTATTTCAGCAAAGAGCGTCGGATCGTTCTGAGTGGTAACGTCTACGTCCTGCAACAAGGCAATAGTCTCCGAGGCGAGACAATCACCTATCTGATCGATGAAGGACGCTTTGTTGCCCTGCCTCAGTCCAATCGGCAGGTAGAATCAGTTTATCTGGTCGCCGATCCAAATTCTCCAACTACATCCGTAGCGCCACCGGCTCCCGCCGTCAATCCTAAGCCAGCCTTCAAAACGCCGAATAGTCGCTAG
- a CDS encoding DUF309 domain-containing protein: protein MTEEIPSEFWQGIEEFNQREFYACHDTLEALWMEASEPEKRFYQGVLQIAVGCYHLGNLNWRGAVILLGEGMRRLEAYEPAYSGIDVTELREQSAELLTALQQAGAENVVDFVEQMQQDENASQLPKILRIEG, encoded by the coding sequence ATGACTGAAGAAATCCCATCTGAATTTTGGCAAGGGATCGAAGAGTTTAATCAGCGCGAATTTTACGCCTGCCACGACACCTTAGAGGCTCTGTGGATGGAAGCCAGCGAGCCGGAAAAAAGATTTTATCAGGGAGTGCTGCAAATTGCCGTTGGATGTTATCACCTAGGCAACCTTAACTGGCGCGGTGCAGTTATTTTACTGGGAGAGGGAATGCGCCGCTTAGAGGCATACGAACCGGCTTACAGTGGAATTGATGTCACCGAACTGCGGGAACAGAGTGCCGAACTGTTGACGGCACTGCAACAAGCTGGAGCAGAAAACGTGGTTGATTTTGTAGAGCAGATGCAACAAGACGAGAATGCCTCACAGTTGCCAAAAATACTGCGAATAGAGGGTTAG
- a CDS encoding ferredoxin thioredoxin reductase catalytic beta subunit, which produces MNPSETETKSSEKSLEAMRHFSETYAKRTGTYFCVDPSVTAVVIEGLAKHKDDLGAPLCPCRHYEDKEAEVHATFWNCPCVPMRERKECHCMLFLTEDNEFRGEMQEISLEEIKAVRDSM; this is translated from the coding sequence ATGAACCCATCAGAAACTGAAACAAAATCTAGCGAAAAAAGTCTAGAGGCGATGCGCCATTTCTCCGAAACTTACGCCAAGCGTACTGGCACCTACTTCTGCGTCGATCCTTCAGTAACAGCCGTAGTGATTGAAGGACTCGCCAAGCATAAAGATGATCTAGGTGCCCCTTTGTGCCCCTGTCGCCACTACGAAGATAAAGAAGCAGAGGTACATGCAACTTTCTGGAATTGTCCTTGCGTACCGATGCGAGAGCGAAAAGAGTGCCACTGCATGTTATTTCTGACAGAAGATAACGAGTTTCGGGGTGAGATGCAGGAAATCTCCCTGGAAGAAATTAAAGCTGTACGCGATAGTATGTAA
- a CDS encoding DUF58 domain-containing protein has protein sequence MNIGYRIADWLETRWVTPAYAGWILGIISICFFGAATNTMAGWLYVISGLSLALLGIAAFLSVRSLRHLQVTRRPIQPVSVGDDLTIELEIENPVNHPKTLLLVRDVLPFVLGQPVQTAIETISPHSVHHWIYYLPTQKRGVYRWNTVQLRTAAPVGLFWCRRQREVAATAFVYPTVLPLTNCPMVDEIGQEKSPLFLSLDRRSQAATEGVTRSLRPYRVGDPTRLIHWRTSARYGEFQVRELEVFTGGQEVIICLDSSTSWNPEHFEQAVIAAASLYFYASGRQLSVKLWTASTGLVQGHRVVLETLAATYAGEDARAGDPPTLPLIWLTPNHLTLSALPPGSRWMIWMPEPSTEPAMPVNRNSSGIVINTEQPLHLQLQSPLK, from the coding sequence ATGAATATCGGTTATCGAATAGCAGACTGGCTGGAAACTCGCTGGGTGACACCAGCCTACGCCGGGTGGATACTAGGAATCATCTCCATCTGTTTTTTTGGAGCCGCCACGAACACAATGGCGGGGTGGCTGTATGTGATTAGTGGTCTCAGCTTGGCACTACTGGGAATCGCCGCCTTTCTCTCCGTGCGATCGCTTCGTCATCTTCAAGTCACCCGACGCCCTATCCAGCCCGTCAGCGTCGGCGACGATCTAACCATTGAATTAGAAATTGAAAATCCGGTTAACCATCCCAAAACCTTACTCTTAGTCCGGGACGTTCTCCCCTTCGTACTGGGACAGCCTGTACAGACGGCAATTGAAACGATTTCTCCTCATAGCGTTCACCACTGGATTTACTACCTACCCACACAAAAACGCGGGGTTTATCGGTGGAACACAGTACAACTGAGAACTGCTGCCCCTGTAGGATTATTCTGGTGTCGTCGCCAGCGTGAAGTTGCGGCTACGGCATTTGTTTATCCCACCGTTTTACCCCTGACCAACTGCCCAATGGTGGATGAAATTGGGCAAGAGAAAAGTCCCCTATTTCTGAGTTTAGATCGCCGTTCCCAAGCTGCCACAGAAGGAGTCACGCGATCGCTTCGCCCCTATCGAGTTGGAGATCCCACTCGGTTAATCCACTGGCGAACCAGCGCCCGTTACGGTGAATTCCAGGTGCGCGAACTAGAAGTCTTTACGGGTGGACAAGAAGTCATTATCTGCCTCGATAGCTCCACCAGTTGGAACCCAGAGCATTTTGAACAAGCAGTCATTGCTGCGGCATCCCTGTACTTCTATGCCAGTGGGCGTCAGTTAAGTGTAAAACTTTGGACAGCGTCCACAGGTTTGGTGCAAGGTCATCGCGTGGTTTTAGAAACTTTAGCCGCAACCTACGCTGGAGAAGATGCCCGTGCTGGAGATCCACCCACGCTTCCCTTAATCTGGCTGACTCCGAATCATCTTACCCTAAGCGCTTTACCCCCCGGTAGCCGCTGGATGATCTGGATGCCGGAGCCTTCAACTGAGCCTGCAATGCCCGTCAATCGCAATTCCTCTGGCATTGTCATCAATACCGAGCAGCCGCTACACCTTCAGCTACAATCCCCTCTGAAGTAA
- a CDS encoding type IV pilus twitching motility protein PilT: protein MTKANDAEATRAHAPSRMPPPLPPPPIPPQMQPGRPPEVSSATSIKQMVKDAYAQKASDIHIRVGQVPRYRIRGQMVEAEGQLKVTPEMFEQNLAEILTPAQRKQFAETKELDTAIFYPGFVRCRVNCFESLMGGAMVLRLISLEIPSIDSLGLPQILKDIVSKPQGLILVTGPTGSGKSTSLAAMIRHLNETTNKHIVTIEDPIEFVHPSQKCLVSQREVGLHTNEFHGALRSVLREDPDVILIGEMRDRITVNTALQAAQTGHLVLGTLHTRNAINAVNRLLNLYNADEQPAMRIQITDSLVAVIAQLLLPTTDSRRTAVHDILINTPAMQDYLLKGEDEEAYRLMQDDSFDGMQVMNQALYDQMLEGRITLEAALSASPDPNDLDRRIRTGGIDASNAARTWM, encoded by the coding sequence ATGACCAAAGCCAATGATGCTGAAGCGACTCGCGCACACGCTCCTTCACGCATGCCACCACCACTACCGCCACCACCGATTCCTCCGCAGATGCAGCCTGGGAGACCCCCAGAGGTTAGCAGCGCAACTTCCATTAAACAGATGGTAAAAGATGCCTATGCTCAAAAGGCCTCTGACATCCATATTCGAGTCGGGCAAGTTCCTAGATATCGGATTCGAGGCCAGATGGTAGAGGCTGAGGGTCAGCTCAAAGTGACACCAGAAATGTTTGAGCAAAACCTTGCCGAGATCCTGACTCCTGCTCAGCGAAAACAGTTTGCAGAAACCAAGGAACTGGATACGGCAATTTTCTATCCAGGTTTCGTGCGTTGTCGGGTGAATTGTTTTGAATCCCTGATGGGCGGAGCGATGGTTCTACGGTTGATCAGCCTGGAGATCCCTTCTATTGATAGTTTAGGCTTACCGCAAATCCTCAAGGATATTGTGAGCAAACCGCAAGGATTGATTCTGGTGACAGGTCCCACGGGATCTGGTAAATCGACTTCCTTAGCGGCGATGATTCGTCATCTGAATGAGACGACGAATAAGCATATTGTCACAATTGAAGACCCGATTGAATTTGTCCACCCTTCCCAAAAGTGCTTGGTTAGTCAACGGGAAGTGGGTTTACATACCAATGAGTTTCACGGGGCACTGCGGTCAGTTCTGCGGGAAGATCCAGACGTGATTCTGATTGGGGAAATGCGCGATCGCATTACCGTTAATACCGCTCTGCAAGCTGCCCAAACAGGTCACTTAGTCTTAGGTACTCTGCACACTCGCAATGCTATCAACGCGGTTAACCGTTTGTTGAACTTGTACAACGCCGATGAACAGCCAGCGATGCGAATTCAGATTACCGATTCTTTGGTGGCTGTGATTGCACAACTGCTGCTGCCAACCACGGATAGTCGTCGCACAGCAGTCCACGACATCTTGATCAATACCCCGGCGATGCAGGATTACTTGCTCAAGGGTGAAGATGAGGAAGCTTATCGGTTGATGCAAGATGACTCGTTTGACGGAATGCAGGTGATGAATCAGGCGCTTTACGACCAAATGCTAGAGGGTCGGATTACCCTAGAAGCGGCATTAAGTGCTTCCCCAGATCCCAACGATCTAGATCGCCGTATCCGCACTGGCGGAATTGACGCTTCTAACGCAGCTCGTACTTGGATGTAA
- the typA gene encoding translational GTPase TypA — MTLPIRNVAIIAHVDHGKTTLVDALLRQSGIFREGEDVPDCVMDSNALERERGITILAKNTAVRYKETLINIIDTPGHADFGGEVERVLGMVDGCILIVDANEGPMPQTRFVLKKALEKGLRPIVVVNKIDRPQADPHGAIDKVLDLFLELGADDDQCDFPYLFASGINGYAKNDLESDNMDMQPMFEAILHHVAPPVGDPNKPLQLQVTTLDYSEYLGRIVIGKIHNGTIRMGQQVALVTETSAIVKGKISKLMGFEGLKRIDLAEASAGNIVAVAGFADANIGETITCPNEPQALPLIKVDEPTLQMTFSVNDSPFAGQEGTMVTSRQVRDRLLRELETNVALRVEDTDSPDKLLVSGRGELHLGILIETMRREGYEFQVSQPQVIFREVSGQPCEPYECLVLDVPQEASGGCIERLGQRKGEMQDMQMSATGRTQLEFVIPARGLIGFRGEFMRLTRGEGIMNHSFLDYRPISSDMETRRNGVLISFEEGVATFYAMKNAEDRGAFFITPGTKVYKGMIVGEHNRSQDLELNVCKAKQLTNHRASGGDELVQLQAPIDMSLERALEYIGSDELVEVTPKSIRLRKMTKKLAKR, encoded by the coding sequence ATGACGCTCCCTATTCGTAACGTCGCAATCATTGCCCACGTCGATCACGGCAAAACAACCCTCGTTGATGCCCTCCTCCGGCAATCTGGCATCTTCCGCGAAGGCGAAGACGTTCCTGATTGCGTCATGGATTCCAATGCCCTAGAGCGGGAACGAGGCATCACAATTTTGGCGAAAAATACCGCCGTCAGATATAAAGAAACCCTGATCAATATTATTGATACCCCCGGACACGCCGATTTTGGTGGTGAAGTCGAGCGGGTGTTAGGCATGGTGGATGGCTGTATCTTGATTGTAGATGCCAATGAAGGCCCCATGCCCCAAACGCGATTTGTGCTGAAAAAAGCCCTGGAGAAGGGATTGCGCCCAATCGTTGTTGTGAATAAAATCGACCGTCCTCAAGCTGATCCCCACGGCGCAATTGATAAAGTCTTGGATCTGTTTTTGGAACTAGGCGCAGATGACGATCAGTGCGATTTCCCTTATCTGTTTGCCTCTGGTATCAACGGTTATGCCAAAAATGACCTGGAATCCGACAACATGGATATGCAGCCCATGTTTGAGGCAATTCTGCACCATGTCGCGCCACCTGTAGGCGATCCGAATAAGCCTTTACAACTGCAAGTGACAACCCTGGATTATTCTGAATATCTGGGTCGGATTGTGATTGGCAAAATCCATAACGGCACAATCCGGATGGGGCAACAAGTGGCTTTGGTGACGGAAACCAGCGCCATTGTGAAAGGCAAAATCTCCAAGTTGATGGGTTTTGAAGGCTTAAAGCGGATTGATTTGGCAGAAGCCTCTGCGGGAAATATTGTGGCGGTGGCTGGTTTTGCCGATGCGAATATTGGCGAAACAATTACTTGTCCGAACGAACCGCAAGCTTTGCCGCTGATTAAGGTGGATGAACCTACCTTGCAAATGACCTTCTCGGTGAACGATTCGCCCTTTGCTGGACAGGAAGGGACGATGGTGACATCACGGCAAGTACGCGATCGCCTGTTGCGCGAACTTGAAACGAACGTCGCCCTGCGTGTCGAAGATACCGACTCTCCCGATAAATTACTGGTTTCCGGTCGAGGCGAACTTCACCTCGGCATCTTGATTGAAACCATGCGCCGGGAAGGCTATGAATTTCAAGTTTCCCAGCCGCAAGTGATTTTCCGCGAAGTCAGCGGTCAACCGTGCGAACCTTACGAATGCTTGGTGCTGGATGTCCCGCAAGAAGCCAGCGGTGGCTGTATCGAGCGTTTGGGGCAGCGCAAGGGCGAAATGCAAGATATGCAGATGAGTGCCACTGGTCGCACTCAGCTAGAATTTGTAATTCCCGCCCGTGGTTTAATCGGCTTCCGGGGTGAATTCATGCGCCTCACCCGTGGCGAAGGGATTATGAACCACAGCTTCCTAGACTATCGCCCCATCAGCAGCGATATGGAAACTCGCCGCAACGGTGTTTTAATTTCGTTTGAGGAAGGGGTTGCTACCTTCTACGCGATGAAGAATGCCGAGGATCGGGGTGCATTCTTTATCACTCCGGGCACCAAAGTTTACAAAGGCATGATTGTCGGGGAACACAACCGTTCTCAAGATTTGGAACTTAATGTCTGCAAGGCGAAGCAGCTGACGAACCACCGTGCTTCTGGCGGTGATGAATTAGTGCAGTTGCAAGCGCCAATCGATATGAGTTTGGAGCGTGCTTTGGAATACATTGGTTCAGATGAATTGGTGGAAGTCACTCCTAAATCAATTCGTCTGCGGAAGATGACAAAGAAGTTGGCGAAGCGGTAA
- a CDS encoding PAS domain S-box protein — translation MPNFLRTLLTSGGFIPHGHCYLWKPDLVWLHVASDALIALAYYSIPFMLVYFVYKRRDVPFNWIFLMFGSFIIACGTTHLMEIWTLWHPTYWLAGWIKAFTAIVSLGTAVLLSELIPKALVLPSPEELEAVNLALRNEILERQQVEEALRESERRFRAIFNQTFQFIGLLKPDGTVLEINQTALEFVGIQAADIVGRPFWDEVWNLPTEFLNQWKAAITEAANGNFVRFEGNLPTPQGTMFVDASLKPVKDETGQVVLLIPEGREITERKTAEEALQRAYDELEIRVRERTAELTTINASLEAEIAERKQAQAALHQREQELKALVENTPDIIARFDRDLRHTYVNSAIEVATGAPPEVFIGKTNRELGMSEDLVCHWESVIRQVIETGQQSVVEFQFSTPNGLKYYQSRLVAELTKDGLINSVLSISRDITGLKQVEEALRNSEQRFRATFNQAAVGIAQVEMNGRWRLVNQKLCDITGYTREELLERTFQEITHPDDLNTDLEYVGRMLAGEISTYSMEKRYICKDTSQIWINLTGSVVRDDAGEPRYFIAIVEDISDRKRFRQEILQLNQDLERRVVERTAQLEVANRELEAFSYSVSHDLRAPLRSVDGFSQALLERYADTLDEKGKHYLNRIRAGSQRMGELIDDLLELSRVTRTEMRRTEVDLSAIASQIAIELRQTQPERQVEFAIAPGIVAQGDARLLRIILENLLHNAWKFTSNRLYACIEFGIILQTDSQTAYFVSDNGAGFDMAYANKLFGAFQRLHSMTEFPGTGIGLATVQRIVHRHGGRVWAEGAVEQGATFYFTL, via the coding sequence ATGCCAAATTTTTTAAGAACCCTTTTAACTTCAGGAGGGTTTATTCCCCACGGACACTGCTATCTTTGGAAGCCAGATTTAGTTTGGCTTCATGTTGCTTCAGATGCTTTGATTGCGCTGGCATATTATTCAATTCCATTCATGCTGGTCTATTTCGTCTACAAAAGACGAGATGTGCCTTTTAACTGGATTTTTCTGATGTTTGGCAGCTTTATCATCGCCTGTGGCACCACTCATCTAATGGAAATCTGGACGCTGTGGCATCCTACTTACTGGCTAGCCGGATGGATCAAAGCTTTTACTGCAATTGTCTCCCTCGGTACGGCGGTGCTGCTGTCAGAATTGATCCCTAAAGCGCTGGTTCTCCCTAGTCCAGAAGAATTAGAAGCGGTAAACCTGGCGCTGAGAAACGAAATACTAGAGCGTCAGCAAGTGGAGGAAGCGCTACGCGAAAGTGAAAGACGGTTCCGCGCCATTTTTAACCAAACATTTCAATTCATTGGATTACTGAAACCGGATGGCACTGTCTTAGAGATTAATCAGACAGCGCTAGAGTTCGTTGGAATTCAGGCGGCGGATATAGTTGGTCGTCCATTTTGGGATGAAGTTTGGAACCTACCGACCGAATTCCTGAATCAGTGGAAAGCAGCGATTACCGAAGCAGCAAACGGTAACTTTGTTCGTTTTGAAGGGAATCTGCCCACTCCTCAAGGCACAATGTTTGTTGATGCCTCGCTCAAACCTGTGAAAGACGAGACAGGACAAGTCGTGCTATTGATTCCCGAAGGTCGGGAAATTACCGAGCGCAAAACTGCTGAAGAAGCATTGCAGCGAGCTTATGATGAACTAGAAATTCGGGTTCGGGAAAGAACGGCAGAATTAACTACTATCAACGCATCGTTAGAAGCTGAAATTGCTGAGCGAAAACAAGCGCAAGCAGCGCTACACCAGCGAGAACAAGAACTCAAAGCGCTAGTTGAAAATACTCCAGATATCATTGCCCGATTTGATCGAGATTTACGTCATACCTATGTCAATTCAGCAATAGAAGTGGCAACAGGAGCACCGCCTGAGGTATTTATCGGCAAAACGAATCGAGAATTAGGGATGTCTGAGGATCTCGTTTGCCATTGGGAAAGCGTTATTCGCCAAGTTATTGAAACGGGTCAACAGAGTGTTGTTGAATTTCAGTTTTCGACACCGAATGGGCTGAAATATTATCAATCTCGCCTCGTAGCGGAACTTACGAAAGACGGTTTAATCAATTCTGTTCTCAGTATCTCGCGAGACATCACTGGACTGAAGCAGGTGGAGGAAGCGTTGCGAAATAGCGAACAACGATTCCGTGCCACTTTCAATCAAGCTGCTGTCGGTATTGCACAGGTAGAGATGAATGGACGATGGCGACTGGTGAACCAAAAGCTTTGCGACATTACTGGTTACACCCGCGAGGAACTTTTAGAGCGAACTTTTCAAGAGATTACTCACCCTGATGACCTCAATACTGACCTTGAATACGTCGGTCGAATGTTGGCTGGCGAGATTTCAACCTACTCAATGGAAAAGCGCTACATCTGCAAAGACACCTCCCAAATCTGGATTAATCTGACCGGATCGGTTGTTCGTGATGATGCAGGTGAACCTAGGTACTTTATTGCCATTGTGGAAGACATTAGCGATCGCAAACGATTCCGGCAGGAAATTCTACAACTCAATCAAGACTTGGAACGCCGGGTGGTCGAACGGACTGCACAACTCGAAGTCGCCAATCGGGAACTAGAAGCTTTTTCTTATTCTGTGTCCCACGATTTACGTGCGCCGCTGCGGAGTGTTGATGGCTTTAGTCAGGCGCTTTTGGAGCGCTATGCTGACACGCTGGATGAGAAAGGCAAACACTATCTGAATCGGATTCGTGCAGGCAGCCAGCGCATGGGAGAACTCATTGATGACCTGCTAGAGCTTTCGCGGGTGACACGTACCGAGATGCGGAGGACGGAAGTTGACTTAAGCGCGATCGCTTCTCAGATTGCCATTGAGCTAAGACAGACGCAACCGGAACGGCAGGTTGAATTTGCGATCGCTCCCGGCATCGTTGCACAGGGCGATGCGCGGCTTTTACGAATTATTCTAGAAAACCTCCTTCATAACGCCTGGAAATTTACGTCAAATCGCTTATATGCTTGTATTGAATTTGGCATCATACTACAGACAGACTCTCAAACTGCCTATTTTGTGAGTGACAATGGTGCTGGCTTTGACATGGCTTACGCCAACAAATTATTTGGAGCCTTTCAGCGCCTACACTCAATGACTGAGTTCCCTGGAACTGGCATCGGGCTGGCAACTGTTCAGCGGATCGTTCACCGCCACGGTGGTCGAGTATGGGCTGAAGGCGCAGTAGAACAAGGCGCAACTTTCTATTTCACGCTCTAG
- a CDS encoding response regulator, with protein MNNRHILLVEDNPDDEELTLLALDESGISYNIVVARDGVEALDYLFGTGKYADRDIYNLPAVVLLDIKMPKIDGLEVLQRLRANELTKLLPVVILTTSTEKQDLLKGYSFGCNSYIRKPVDYVQFMTAVRQLGMYWLLLNEAPPLLGIG; from the coding sequence TTGAATAACCGACACATCCTATTGGTAGAAGATAATCCTGATGATGAAGAGCTTACTTTACTGGCTTTAGATGAAAGCGGTATTTCCTACAATATTGTGGTAGCCCGCGATGGAGTAGAGGCACTGGATTATCTGTTTGGTACGGGTAAGTACGCTGACAGGGACATCTACAACCTACCAGCAGTCGTTCTACTGGATATAAAGATGCCCAAAATCGATGGTTTAGAAGTGTTGCAACGACTGCGTGCCAACGAACTGACAAAACTCTTGCCAGTCGTCATTCTCACGACATCAACAGAGAAGCAAGACCTCCTCAAGGGTTACAGCTTTGGTTGTAACAGTTACATCCGCAAACCTGTAGATTATGTACAATTTATGACAGCAGTAAGGCAGTTGGGAATGTATTGGCTGCTTTTAAATGAAGCCCCACCGCTGCTAGGAATAGGATGA